Proteins co-encoded in one endosymbiont 'TC1' of Trimyema compressum genomic window:
- a CDS encoding C39 family peptidase, whose amino-acid sequence MPLLYQFDDPPLYNGCEVTSLAMILSNSGYDISKNQLAQEINKEPFIDEDGFYGNFNIGFVG is encoded by the coding sequence ATGCCTTTACTTTATCAATTTGATGATCCTCCTTTATATAATGGCTGTGAGGTTACTTCTTTAGCAATGATTCTGAGTAACAGCGGTTATGATATTAGTAAAAATCAATTAGCTCAGGAGATTAATAAAGAACCCTTTATTGATGAAGATGGATTCTATGGCAATTTCAATATTGGTTTTGTAGGGTGA